In Chitinophaga sp. HK235, a single window of DNA contains:
- a CDS encoding phage integrase SAM-like domain and Arm DNA-binding domain-containing protein — protein sequence MKKGHLSFSILLWLNRSRCKNSKPAIYLRLTVGNKRAELSTYQYVNPESWSAAGQCVKGNSEEAKAINRQLITLKSDLQKHYSLSVTSGKPVTAQGLKNSFLGIIEHKRTLCEAIDFHNRRFGEKVKAKTKSERTLKRFEITKDKVVAFLKHYFHVSDKPLEEIKFSFAPDFEHYLTTTKKMGSNTAMKYVKILKQMLKLAVDQGWLPVSPLSGFKSRGGCNPFLHLILPLTTITSTNNFLRPTTNNASYMQIGLQRQHVTS from the coding sequence CTATCTTACTATGGCTTAACAGGAGCCGCTGCAAAAACAGCAAACCCGCTATCTATCTTCGTCTGACTGTTGGCAACAAACGCGCTGAACTCTCCACCTACCAGTATGTCAACCCTGAATCATGGAGCGCAGCGGGACAGTGTGTAAAAGGTAACTCCGAAGAAGCAAAAGCAATCAATCGCCAGTTGATCACCCTGAAATCCGATCTGCAAAAGCATTACAGCCTATCGGTTACAAGCGGGAAGCCAGTAACGGCGCAAGGCTTGAAAAATTCTTTTTTGGGCATCATTGAGCATAAAAGAACCTTGTGCGAAGCCATAGACTTCCATAACAGGCGGTTTGGCGAGAAGGTAAAGGCGAAAACGAAATCAGAAAGAACGCTCAAACGTTTTGAGATCACTAAAGACAAGGTGGTAGCGTTTCTTAAACACTATTTCCATGTGTCGGATAAGCCTTTGGAGGAAATCAAATTTTCGTTTGCCCCGGATTTTGAGCATTATCTCACTACTACTAAAAAAATGGGCAGCAACACTGCCATGAAGTATGTAAAGATTTTAAAGCAAATGCTCAAACTTGCTGTAGATCAGGGGTGGCTACCTGTTAGTCCATTGAGCGGCTTTAAATCCAGAGGCGGCTGCAATCCTTTTTTACATTTGATTCTCCCGTTAACTACCATTACATCTACAAACAATTTTCTCAGACCCACGACTAACAATGCTAGTTATATGCAAATTGGCCTGCAACGGCAACACGTCACCAGTTGA